TTTCGTCGGTGAGCCGAACGAACTCGCGCGGCGCCTCGTCGCGGCGACCTACGAGGCGATGCACGCGGGCATCCGCGCGGTGCGTCCGGGCGCGACGCTGGGCGACGTCGGCTATGCGATCCAGCAGGTCGCGCATCGCGAAGGGTTCAGCGTGGTGCGCGAGTATTGCGGGCATGGCATCGGCGATGTTTATCACGACGAGCCGCAGGTGCTGCACTACGGCCGCCCGGGTACCGGCGTGCCGCTGCGGCCGGGGATGATCTTCACGATCGAGCCGATGCTCAACGCGGGCAAGCGCGACACGCGCGTGCTGGCCGATGGCTGGACGGTCGTCACGAAGGACCATTCGCTGTCCGCGCAATGGGAGCACATGGTCGTGGTGACGGAAACGGGCTTCGAGGTGCTGACCGAGGACGCGAAGCCGCAGGCGTTCGCGGCGCTTTCCGGCACGCACGCGGCCTGACGGCAGAGGT
The DNA window shown above is from Burkholderia cepacia and carries:
- the map gene encoding type I methionyl aminopeptidase; protein product: MAKREIPIRGAAEIAKSREAAKLASQVLTMITEHVKPGVTTDELDARCREYIVDELGAIPANIGYHGYPKTLCTSVNHVVCHGIPTSRPMRDGDIVNLDIAVIKDGWFGDTSRMYFVGEPNELARRLVAATYEAMHAGIRAVRPGATLGDVGYAIQQVAHREGFSVVREYCGHGIGDVYHDEPQVLHYGRPGTGVPLRPGMIFTIEPMLNAGKRDTRVLADGWTVVTKDHSLSAQWEHMVVVTETGFEVLTEDAKPQAFAALSGTHAA